The Hydrogenophaga crocea genome contains a region encoding:
- the greB gene encoding transcription elongation factor GreB yields MSKAFTRESEHDDDDADGAAAIATPGGKNYVTRQGYERLRRELLTLMDEERPKVVEAVHWAAKNGDRSENGDYLYGKKRLREIDRRIRFLTKRLEIAEVVDPSLHHGNDQVFFGATVTYADEAGRETTVTIMGTDEADNTQGQVSWVSPVARALLKARVGDVVKLAVPGGLQELEVLEVRYPAPGA; encoded by the coding sequence GTGAGCAAGGCCTTCACCCGCGAATCCGAGCACGACGACGATGACGCCGATGGCGCGGCCGCCATCGCCACGCCCGGTGGCAAGAACTACGTCACGCGCCAGGGCTACGAACGCCTGCGCCGCGAACTGCTCACGCTGATGGACGAGGAGCGGCCCAAGGTGGTCGAGGCCGTGCACTGGGCCGCCAAGAACGGCGACCGCTCGGAAAACGGCGACTACCTCTACGGCAAGAAGCGCCTGCGCGAGATCGACCGGCGCATCCGCTTCCTCACCAAGCGGCTGGAGATCGCCGAGGTGGTCGATCCGTCGCTGCACCACGGCAACGACCAGGTCTTCTTCGGCGCCACCGTGACCTATGCCGACGAGGCCGGCCGCGAGACCACCGTGACCATCATGGGCACCGACGAGGCCGACAACACCCAGGGCCAGGTGAGCTGGGTCTCGCCGGTGGCGCGCGCGCTGCTCAAGGCGCGCGTGGGCGACGTGGTGAAGCTTGCGGTGCCCGGCGGCCTGCAGGAGCTCGAGGTGCTCGAGGTGCGCTACCCCGCGCCCGGCGCCTGA
- the hrcA gene encoding heat-inducible transcriptional repressor HrcA has product MLDDRSKLLLKALVERYIADGQPVGSRTLAKAAGLELSPATVRNVMSDLEELGLIASPHTSAGRIPTARGYRLFVDTMLTVRRDEIPTVSAIAAPGIESPQRVISQAAHLLSSLSQFVGVVMAPRRASVFRHIEFLSLSERRVLVIIVSPEGEVQNRIIQTQANFSQSQLVEASNFLNSHYAGLTIEAVRERLKTELEALRGEIADLMKQAVDIGAQPAEQDEVVVAGERNLLSVSEFSSDLGNLRRLFDLFEQKTQLVRLLDVSTQADGVRIYIGGESQVVPFEDLSIVTAPYEVDGQVVGTLGVIGPQRMPYDRMIQIVDVTAKLVSNALSHTK; this is encoded by the coding sequence ATGCTGGACGATCGCTCGAAGCTGCTGCTCAAGGCGCTGGTGGAACGCTACATCGCCGACGGCCAACCCGTGGGCTCGCGCACGCTGGCCAAGGCCGCGGGGCTCGAGCTCTCGCCCGCCACCGTGCGCAACGTGATGAGCGACCTCGAGGAGCTCGGCCTCATCGCCAGCCCGCACACCTCGGCCGGGCGCATTCCCACCGCGCGCGGCTACCGGCTGTTCGTGGACACCATGCTCACCGTGCGGCGCGACGAGATTCCCACCGTCTCGGCCATTGCCGCGCCGGGCATCGAGTCGCCCCAGCGCGTGATCAGCCAGGCCGCGCACCTGCTGTCGAGCCTGTCGCAGTTCGTGGGTGTGGTGATGGCGCCGCGGCGCGCCTCGGTGTTCCGCCACATCGAATTCCTGAGCCTGTCCGAGCGGCGTGTGCTGGTCATCATCGTCTCGCCCGAGGGCGAGGTGCAGAACCGCATCATCCAGACGCAGGCCAACTTCAGCCAGTCGCAACTGGTAGAGGCCTCGAACTTCCTCAACTCGCACTACGCGGGCCTGACCATCGAGGCCGTGCGCGAGCGCCTCAAGACCGAACTCGAAGCGCTGCGCGGTGAGATCGCCGACCTCATGAAGCAGGCCGTGGACATCGGGGCCCAACCCGCCGAGCAGGACGAGGTGGTGGTGGCCGGCGAGCGCAACCTGCTGTCGGTGAGCGAGTTCAGCAGCGACCTGGGCAACCTGCGCCGCCTGTTCGACCTCTTCGAGCAGAAGACCCAACTCGTGCGCCTGCTCGACGTGTCCACCCAGGCCGACGGCGTGCGCATCTACATCGGCGGCGAAAGCCAGGTCGTGCCCTTCGAAGACCTGTCCATCGTGACCGCGCCCTACGAGGTCGACGGCCAGGTGGTGGGCACCCTGGGCGTGATCGGCCCGCAGCGCATGCCCTACGACCGCATGATCCAGATCGTGGACGTGACGGCCAAGCTCGTGAGCAACGCACTGAGCCACACCAAGTGA
- a CDS encoding NAD kinase, translating into MNAPHLPRALAPKALRPLRFEQVVIVGKYQAPGARNAVEEIAQFLMAEGCDVSLELQTALNTGITDHPTIDVAGIDCHTQLALVVGGDGTLLGIGRQMARHGVPLVGINQGRLGFITDIPFDSYREVLRPILRGEYQEEARSLMAASVWRDGRCVFEATALNDVVVNRGAVASMIELRVEIDGHFVANQRADGLIIASPTGSTAYALSAGGPLMHPDIGGWVMVPIAPHTLSNRPVVLPSHSEIAMEIVAGRDASASFDMQSFASLLHGDRVVVRRSEHSLRLLHPVGWNYFDTLRRKLHWNEGA; encoded by the coding sequence ATGAATGCCCCCCACCTGCCGCGCGCCCTTGCGCCCAAGGCCCTTCGCCCGCTGCGCTTCGAGCAGGTGGTGATCGTGGGCAAGTACCAGGCGCCCGGCGCACGCAACGCGGTCGAGGAGATCGCGCAGTTCCTCATGGCCGAGGGCTGCGATGTCTCGCTGGAGCTGCAGACCGCGCTCAACACCGGCATCACCGACCACCCCACGATCGACGTGGCCGGCATCGACTGCCACACGCAGCTCGCGCTGGTGGTGGGCGGCGACGGCACCTTGCTGGGCATCGGCCGCCAGATGGCGCGCCACGGCGTGCCGCTGGTGGGCATCAACCAGGGCCGCCTGGGTTTCATCACCGACATCCCCTTCGACAGCTACCGCGAGGTGCTGCGCCCCATCCTGCGCGGCGAATACCAGGAAGAGGCGCGCAGCCTGATGGCCGCCAGCGTGTGGCGCGACGGCCGCTGCGTGTTCGAGGCCACGGCGCTCAACGACGTGGTGGTCAACCGCGGCGCGGTCGCCAGCATGATTGAACTGCGCGTGGAAATCGACGGCCACTTCGTGGCCAACCAGCGCGCCGACGGCCTGATCATCGCGTCGCCCACGGGCTCCACCGCCTATGCCCTGTCGGCCGGCGGCCCGCTCATGCACCCCGACATCGGCGGCTGGGTGATGGTGCCGATCGCGCCGCACACGCTGTCCAACCGGCCGGTGGTGCTGCCCTCGCACAGCGAGATCGCGATGGAGATCGTGGCCGGCCGCGACGCCAGCGCGAGCTTCGACATGCAGTCGTTCGCCAGCCTGCTGCACGGCGACCGCGTCGTGGTGCGCCGCTCCGAGCATTCGCTGCGCCTGCTGCACCCGGTGGGCTGGAACTACTTCGACACGCTGCGGCGAAAACTGCACTGGAACGAAGGGGCCTGA
- the recN gene encoding DNA repair protein RecN, with product MSLRRIALRDFVIVPSLDLELAAGFGVLTGETGAGKSILIDALQLALGARAEAGVVREGAARCEIAAEFDRPAALRPWLDEQGFADDDTLLLRRVVDAEGRSRAWINGSAATLTQLRQAGDALVDIHGQHAWQGLTRADAVRGLLDGFAGIDTAPLAKAWAGWREAQGALERARERQSTLRQESERLAWQIGELDKLAPQPGEWDELNTRHGRLANAQSLIDATQAAVHALDEADDNAVGLINRAIAALQAQAHIEPAFAQPLESLQSALAQVQDAVHELHQHQRHAELDPEALAELDQRLSQWHSLARRYRTPAEELPALLAQWKAELAQLDQALDIDTLERTEAKARAAFDAAAKAVSQQRQKAAPRLSQAVTETMQTLGMEGGRFEVALLPLDTPHAHGREQVEFRVAGHAGSTPRPVAKVASGGELSRIALAIAVITSRLGHAPTLIFDEVDAGIGGAVAHTVGRLMRQLGKDRQVLAVTHLAQVAACADHHLLVAKQVREGRTQSTVQPIEHDTRVRELARMLGGNERSDVSLAHARELLSA from the coding sequence ATGAGCCTTCGCCGCATCGCCCTGCGCGACTTCGTCATCGTGCCCTCGCTCGACCTCGAACTGGCCGCCGGCTTCGGCGTGCTCACGGGTGAGACTGGTGCGGGCAAGTCCATCCTGATCGACGCGCTGCAGCTCGCGCTCGGCGCGCGCGCCGAGGCCGGCGTGGTGCGCGAAGGCGCGGCGCGCTGCGAGATCGCGGCCGAGTTCGACCGCCCCGCCGCGCTGCGCCCCTGGCTCGACGAGCAGGGCTTCGCCGACGACGACACCCTGCTGCTGCGCCGCGTGGTCGACGCCGAGGGCCGCAGCCGCGCCTGGATCAACGGCAGCGCGGCCACGCTGACCCAGTTGCGCCAGGCCGGGGACGCGCTGGTGGATATCCACGGCCAGCACGCCTGGCAAGGCCTCACGCGCGCCGATGCGGTGCGCGGCCTGCTCGACGGTTTTGCCGGCATCGACACCGCGCCGCTCGCCAAGGCCTGGGCCGGCTGGCGCGAGGCCCAGGGTGCGCTCGAGCGCGCGCGCGAGCGCCAGTCCACGCTGCGCCAGGAAAGCGAACGCCTGGCCTGGCAGATCGGCGAGCTCGACAAGCTCGCGCCGCAGCCCGGCGAATGGGACGAGCTCAACACGCGGCACGGCCGGCTGGCGAACGCGCAAAGCCTGATCGACGCCACCCAGGCCGCGGTGCACGCGCTCGACGAGGCCGACGACAACGCGGTGGGCCTGATCAACCGCGCCATCGCCGCGCTGCAGGCCCAGGCCCACATCGAGCCCGCCTTCGCCCAGCCGCTGGAATCGCTACAGAGCGCGCTGGCCCAGGTGCAGGACGCGGTGCACGAGCTGCACCAGCACCAGCGCCACGCCGAACTCGACCCCGAGGCGCTCGCCGAGCTCGACCAGCGCCTGTCGCAGTGGCACTCGCTCGCGCGGCGCTACCGCACCCCCGCCGAAGAACTGCCCGCGCTGCTCGCCCAATGGAAGGCCGAGCTCGCGCAGCTCGACCAGGCGCTCGACATCGACACCCTCGAACGCACCGAGGCCAAGGCCCGTGCGGCCTTCGACGCGGCCGCCAAGGCCGTGAGCCAGCAGCGCCAGAAGGCCGCGCCGCGGCTGAGCCAGGCCGTGACCGAAACCATGCAGACCCTGGGTATGGAAGGCGGCCGCTTCGAGGTGGCGCTGCTGCCGCTGGACACGCCACACGCGCACGGCCGCGAGCAGGTGGAGTTCCGCGTGGCGGGCCACGCGGGCAGCACGCCGCGGCCCGTGGCCAAGGTGGCCTCGGGCGGTGAACTGTCGCGCATCGCGTTGGCGATCGCGGTCATCACGAGCCGGCTCGGCCACGCGCCCACGCTGATCTTCGACGAGGTCGACGCCGGCATCGGCGGCGCCGTGGCCCACACCGTGGGCCGGCTCATGCGCCAGCTCGGCAAGGACCGCCAGGTGCTGGCCGTGACCCACCTGGCCCAGGTGGCCGCCTGCGCCGACCACCACCTGCTGGTGGCCAAGCAGGTGCGCGAGGGCCGCACGCAAAGCACGGTGCAGCCCATCGAACACGACACGCGCGTGCGCGAGCTCGCGCGCATGCTGGGCGGCAACGAGCGCTCCGACGTGTCGCTGGCGCACGCGCGCGAACTGCTCTCCGCCTGA
- the rapZ gene encoding RNase adapter RapZ has product MTAAPAAAVTELVVITGMSGSGKSVALTALEDVGFYCVDNLPPELLESFVELERNHSTPKVAIAMDVRSASSLPGLPRRLAALRNADLHLTTLFLDSTTDTLVRRFSETRRLHPLSLNSAHDQHRALTDAIEHERELLAELREQALVLDTSLVRPAQLRSQVKELVGATHTPLTLVFESFAFKRGIPMDADFVFDVRMLPNPHYEPELRPMTGRDAPVATFLAASHEVVAMENQIHAFLDHWLPLMMRDHRSYVTVAIGCTGGQHRSVYLVERLAGQFGTRWVTRVRHREADHWGKG; this is encoded by the coding sequence ATGACCGCCGCTCCCGCCGCCGCCGTCACCGAGCTCGTGGTCATCACGGGCATGTCGGGCTCGGGCAAGTCCGTGGCGCTGACCGCGCTCGAAGACGTGGGCTTCTATTGCGTCGACAACCTGCCGCCCGAGCTGCTCGAATCCTTCGTCGAGCTCGAACGCAACCACAGCACGCCCAAGGTGGCCATCGCCATGGACGTGCGCAGCGCCTCATCGCTGCCCGGGCTGCCACGGCGCCTCGCGGCGCTGCGCAACGCCGACCTGCACCTCACCACGCTGTTCCTCGACTCGACCACCGACACCCTGGTGCGCCGCTTCTCGGAAACGCGCCGGCTGCACCCGCTGTCGCTCAACAGCGCGCACGACCAGCACCGCGCGCTCACCGACGCGATCGAGCACGAGCGCGAACTGCTCGCCGAACTGCGCGAGCAGGCCCTGGTGCTCGACACCAGCCTGGTGCGGCCCGCGCAGCTGCGCAGCCAGGTCAAGGAGCTCGTGGGCGCCACGCACACGCCGCTCACGCTGGTGTTCGAATCCTTCGCGTTCAAGCGCGGCATTCCCATGGATGCCGACTTCGTGTTCGACGTGCGCATGCTGCCCAACCCGCACTACGAGCCCGAACTGCGCCCCATGACCGGGCGCGACGCGCCCGTGGCCACCTTCCTCGCGGCCAGCCACGAGGTGGTGGCGATGGAAAACCAGATCCACGCCTTCCTCGACCACTGGCTGCCGCTGATGATGCGCGACCACCGCAGCTACGTCACCGTGGCCATCGGCTGCACCGGCGGACAGCACCGCTCGGTCTATCTGGTGGAGCGCCTGGCGGGGCAGTTCGGCACCCGGTGGGTGACGCGGGTGCGCCACCGCGAGGCCGATCACTGGGGCAAGGGCTGA
- the mutY gene encoding A/G-specific adenine glycosylase translates to MTALPSAFAPRLIAWQRASGRHGLPWQGTRDPYRVWLSEIMLQQTQVSTVLGYYPRFLERFPDVAALAAAPIDDVMALWSGLGYYSRARHLHRCAQAVVAQHGGRFPRTAAELQTLPGIGASTAAAIAAFCFGERVSILDGNVRRVLSRVLAFEGDVAETAAQRALWAHAQALLPKAPEGDDMAAYTQGLMDLGATLCTRSKPACVVCPMVDLCAARMSGDPTRFPVKTRKLVRRFERWWLLLAVRADAVWLQRRPERGIWAGLYAPPVFASEDALHAALGDRAARLEPGSPVSHSLTHRELELLPQRLPLPADAAPGVPGQWVPWTEALGLGLPAPVRGLLQVLRDQPLPQ, encoded by the coding sequence ATGACGGCGCTGCCGTCGGCCTTTGCGCCGCGCCTGATCGCGTGGCAGCGCGCCTCGGGCCGCCACGGCCTGCCCTGGCAGGGCACGCGCGATCCCTACCGCGTGTGGCTGTCCGAAATCATGCTGCAGCAGACGCAGGTGTCCACGGTGCTGGGCTACTACCCGCGTTTTCTCGAACGTTTCCCCGACGTGGCTGCGCTGGCCGCCGCGCCCATCGACGATGTGATGGCGCTCTGGAGCGGCCTGGGCTACTACAGCCGCGCGCGCCACCTGCACCGCTGCGCGCAGGCGGTGGTGGCGCAGCACGGCGGGCGGTTTCCGCGCACGGCGGCCGAACTGCAGACGCTGCCCGGCATCGGCGCGTCCACCGCGGCCGCCATCGCCGCGTTCTGCTTCGGCGAGCGCGTGTCCATCCTCGACGGCAACGTGCGGCGCGTGCTCTCGCGCGTGCTGGCTTTCGAGGGCGACGTGGCCGAGACGGCCGCGCAGCGCGCGCTCTGGGCACACGCCCAGGCCCTGCTGCCCAAAGCGCCCGAGGGCGACGACATGGCCGCTTACACCCAGGGCCTGATGGACCTGGGCGCCACGCTGTGCACGCGCAGCAAGCCGGCCTGTGTGGTCTGCCCCATGGTGGATCTCTGTGCCGCGCGCATGAGCGGCGACCCGACTCGCTTCCCGGTCAAGACGCGCAAGCTGGTGCGCCGCTTCGAGCGCTGGTGGCTGCTGCTGGCGGTGCGGGCCGACGCGGTCTGGCTGCAGCGCCGGCCCGAGCGCGGCATCTGGGCCGGGCTCTACGCGCCGCCGGTGTTCGCCAGCGAAGACGCCCTGCACGCGGCGCTCGGCGATCGGGCCGCGCGGCTGGAGCCAGGCTCACCGGTGTCGCACAGCCTCACGCACCGCGAGCTCGAACTGCTGCCGCAGCGGCTGCCGCTGCCGGCCGACGCCGCGCCCGGCGTGCCCGGGCAATGGGTGCCGTGGACCGAAGCCCTGGGCCTGGGCCTGCCCGCGCCGGTGCGCGGCCTGCTGCAGGTCCTGCGCGATCAGCCCTTGCCCCAGTGA
- a CDS encoding dynamin family protein, translating to MSFIQALDQHGAWRKQFALRLKLLSEWLIDHELMEPGVRERLDQLHAQVKNDKITVAFVAEFSRGKSELINAVFFAGYGRRIMPASAGRTTMCPTELAYDAELPPCLRLLPIETRLQPQSLLDWRNAPNKWERVDLDVNDPKQLAKAIHKVAEVRRVPVDEARALGFWHDEIPEDNPLPGADGLVEVPRWRHALINMAHPLLKQGLVILDTPGLNAIGAEPELTVSLLPQAHAVVFILAADAGVTKSDLGIWRQHLGSLGDGQASRLVVLNKIDTLWDALSSPEQVQLQIAAQRADSAEILGVPMDQVLAVSAQKGLLAKVNRDDELLKASQLLDLEHALGDRLLAQRRRILSAAVSAGVDALRGEAGRMVRARLRDLVEQIQELDGLRGKNAGVIKQMRLRIEQEQADFDASGAKIQAVRSVHLRLLKDLFALLSPSHLKAEVAALAKQLKSPGIKLGVRRAYDHTFDRLREDLDKADRMAGEIQSMLEGSFKSLNAEYGFSLQAPSGPQLAAYRKDLDLIEKSHLQYLSLGNALRLAQPEFAERLARALMSRLRVVYDTAVNEVELWNKSAAAQLDAQLRERRRNFTRRIEAVSRIQQAASGLDERIRELQAQQAALNQLEAKFGELTEQLMAASEDEPADEALVA from the coding sequence ATGAGCTTCATCCAGGCCCTCGATCAACACGGTGCATGGCGCAAGCAGTTTGCCTTGCGCCTCAAGCTGTTGTCCGAATGGCTGATCGATCACGAGCTGATGGAGCCCGGCGTTCGCGAGCGCCTCGACCAGCTGCACGCCCAGGTCAAGAACGACAAGATCACCGTGGCCTTCGTGGCCGAGTTCTCGCGCGGCAAATCCGAGCTCATCAACGCGGTCTTTTTCGCGGGCTACGGTCGCCGCATCATGCCGGCCAGCGCCGGGCGCACCACCATGTGCCCCACCGAGCTCGCCTACGACGCCGAGCTGCCGCCCTGCCTGCGCCTGCTCCCCATCGAAACGCGCCTGCAGCCGCAGTCGCTGCTCGACTGGCGCAACGCCCCCAACAAGTGGGAGCGTGTCGATCTCGACGTCAACGACCCCAAACAGCTCGCCAAGGCCATCCACAAGGTGGCCGAGGTGCGCCGCGTGCCTGTGGACGAGGCCCGTGCCCTGGGCTTCTGGCACGACGAGATCCCCGAAGACAACCCCCTGCCGGGCGCCGACGGCCTGGTCGAGGTGCCGCGCTGGCGGCATGCGCTCATCAACATGGCGCACCCGCTGCTCAAGCAGGGGCTGGTCATCCTCGACACCCCGGGGCTCAATGCCATCGGCGCCGAGCCCGAACTCACGGTGAGCCTGCTGCCGCAGGCGCACGCGGTGGTGTTCATCCTCGCGGCCGACGCGGGCGTGACCAAGTCCGACCTCGGCATATGGCGCCAGCACCTGGGCTCGCTGGGCGATGGCCAGGCCTCGCGGCTGGTGGTGCTCAACAAGATCGACACCCTGTGGGACGCGCTGAGTTCGCCCGAGCAGGTGCAACTGCAGATCGCGGCCCAGCGCGCCGACTCGGCCGAGATCCTCGGCGTGCCGATGGACCAGGTGCTCGCGGTGTCGGCGCAAAAGGGCCTGCTCGCCAAGGTCAACCGCGACGACGAGCTGCTCAAGGCCAGCCAGCTGCTCGACCTCGAGCACGCGCTGGGCGACCGTCTGCTCGCCCAGCGCCGCCGCATCCTGAGCGCGGCCGTGTCGGCCGGCGTGGACGCACTGCGCGGTGAAGCGGGCCGCATGGTGCGGGCGCGCCTGCGCGACCTGGTCGAACAGATCCAGGAGCTCGACGGCCTGCGCGGCAAGAACGCGGGCGTCATCAAGCAGATGCGGCTGCGCATCGAGCAGGAGCAGGCCGACTTCGACGCCAGCGGCGCCAAGATCCAGGCCGTGCGCTCGGTTCACCTGCGCCTGCTCAAGGACCTGTTCGCGCTGCTGAGCCCTTCGCACCTGAAGGCCGAAGTGGCCGCGCTGGCCAAGCAGCTCAAGAGCCCGGGCATCAAGCTCGGCGTGCGCCGCGCCTACGACCACACTTTCGACCGCCTGCGCGAAGACCTCGACAAGGCCGACCGCATGGCGGGCGAGATCCAGTCCATGCTCGAAGGCAGCTTCAAGAGCCTCAACGCCGAGTACGGCTTCTCGCTGCAGGCGCCCAGCGGCCCGCAGCTCGCGGCCTACCGCAAAGACCTCGACCTGATCGAGAAAAGCCATCTGCAGTACCTGAGCCTGGGCAATGCGCTGCGCCTGGCCCAGCCCGAGTTCGCCGAGCGCCTGGCGCGCGCCCTCATGAGCCGCCTGCGCGTGGTCTATGACACCGCGGTCAACGAGGTGGAGCTCTGGAACAAGTCGGCCGCGGCCCAGCTCGACGCGCAGCTGCGCGAGCGCCGCCGCAATTTCACGCGCCGCATCGAGGCGGTGTCGCGCATCCAGCAGGCCGCGAGCGGGCTCGACGAGCGCATCCGCGAACTGCAGGCGCAGCAGGCCGCGCTCAACCAGCTCGAGGCGAAGTTCGGTGAGCTCACCGAGCAGCTCATGGCGGCCTCCGAAGACGAACCCGCCGACGAAGCCCTGGTGGCATGA
- the mutM gene encoding bifunctional DNA-formamidopyrimidine glycosylase/DNA-(apurinic or apyrimidinic site) lyase, whose protein sequence is MPELPEVEVTRRSFADRIAGASVERVRLGKPLRWPLGCAPEGLVGRRVQAVQRRGKYLLVQLDAGWLLLHLGMSGSLQFAAALPPPGAHDHFEMHTSRGLLRLHDPRRFGAVVHVPSLDDTRARKLLDGLGVEPLEAGFDPLAFHRSLQMRRASIKQVLLAGDIVVGVGNIYASEALFLAGIRPTTRADRISRPRAARLHRAIVDVLQRALALGGSTLRDFSSAEGQSGYFQLDAMVYDRAGQPCRVCATPIRSLRQGQRSTYYCPLCQRP, encoded by the coding sequence GTGCCTGAACTGCCCGAAGTCGAGGTCACGCGCCGCAGTTTCGCGGACCGCATTGCCGGCGCCAGCGTCGAGCGCGTGCGCCTGGGCAAGCCGCTGCGCTGGCCCCTGGGCTGCGCGCCCGAGGGCCTGGTCGGGCGGCGCGTGCAGGCCGTGCAGCGGCGCGGCAAATACCTGCTGGTGCAGCTCGACGCGGGCTGGCTGCTGTTGCACCTGGGCATGTCGGGCAGCCTGCAGTTCGCCGCGGCCCTGCCACCGCCCGGCGCGCACGACCACTTCGAGATGCACACCAGCCGCGGCCTGCTGCGCCTGCACGACCCGCGCCGCTTCGGCGCCGTGGTGCACGTGCCTTCGCTCGACGACACCCGCGCGCGCAAGCTGCTCGACGGCCTGGGCGTGGAGCCGCTCGAAGCGGGCTTTGACCCGCTGGCCTTCCACCGATCACTCCAGATGCGCCGCGCGTCGATCAAGCAGGTGCTGCTCGCGGGCGACATCGTGGTCGGGGTGGGCAACATCTACGCCAGCGAGGCCTTGTTCCTCGCGGGCATCCGCCCCACCACGCGGGCCGATCGCATCAGCCGGCCGCGCGCGGCCCGGCTGCACCGCGCCATCGTCGACGTGCTGCAGCGCGCGCTGGCCCTGGGCGGCAGCACCCTGCGCGACTTCTCGAGCGCCGAAGGGCAGAGCGGCTACTTCCAGCTCGACGCCATGGTGTACGACCGTGCGGGCCAGCCCTGCCGGGTGTGTGCCACGCCCATCCGCAGCCTGCGCCAGGGCCAGCGTTCCACCTATTACTGCCCGCTCTGTCAGCGCCCCTGA
- a CDS encoding tetratricopeptide repeat protein, which yields MKALQRPRRARPSLLALALAAGLGLNQGAQAQAPAAAAAAAPAPAPANSALDAMLFYQLLLGELNVAGGDPGAGFSLILDAARRQKDPDLFKRAVNIALQGRSGESALAAARAWAQAIPGSNEADRYLLQILLALDRSAETATVLRSVLQSTPAEGRNEAINAIPQTYARASDKAQALAAVREALTPFLTQPAYGASAWTTIGRMERAQGRNAAAVDAARRGHAIEPASPYPALLALELLEDGQAEVEPVIRQQIDASRNATPRDFGVAVAYARVLLDLQRLRDARVQLERLTTRAPEQAEPWLLLGTLQVQDRAYDAATLSLQTFIGLVGASTDERTQRGLTQAYLLMAEIAEKREDFVAANAWIDRIDNPEDIMAAQLRRASVMARQGRMTEARQMLRALPERRPADARLKLIGEAQLLREFKDYKGSYEVYGEAFKRFPQEPELLYDQALMAERAGLNDEMERLLRQLIAVKPDHHHAYNALGYALADRNERLPEARQLIEKAVSLAPDDAYIQDSLGWVEFRLGNTERALGILRNAYTKRPDAEIAAHLGEVLWARGQREEALKVWREGLLLARDNETLQNTLRRLNVQP from the coding sequence ATGAAAGCCCTCCAGCGTCCTCGACGTGCCCGTCCTTCCCTGCTTGCGCTGGCCCTGGCGGCCGGCCTGGGCCTGAACCAGGGCGCCCAGGCCCAGGCGCCCGCAGCCGCCGCCGCAGCGGCTCCGGCCCCGGCGCCGGCCAACTCAGCGCTCGACGCGATGCTCTTCTACCAGTTGCTGCTGGGCGAACTCAACGTCGCGGGGGGCGATCCGGGCGCCGGGTTCTCGCTGATCCTCGATGCCGCACGCCGGCAGAAGGACCCCGATCTCTTCAAGCGCGCGGTGAACATCGCGCTGCAGGGCCGCTCGGGCGAATCGGCGCTGGCCGCAGCGCGCGCATGGGCCCAGGCGATCCCTGGCAGCAACGAGGCCGACCGCTACCTGCTGCAGATCCTGCTCGCGCTCGACCGGTCCGCGGAAACCGCCACGGTGCTGCGCTCGGTGCTGCAGTCCACGCCGGCCGAGGGGCGCAACGAGGCCATCAACGCCATTCCCCAGACCTATGCGCGCGCCAGCGACAAGGCGCAGGCCCTGGCCGCCGTGCGCGAGGCGCTGACGCCCTTCCTGACCCAGCCCGCGTACGGCGCTTCGGCCTGGACCACCATCGGCCGCATGGAGCGCGCGCAGGGCCGCAACGCCGCCGCGGTGGACGCCGCGCGACGCGGTCACGCGATCGAGCCGGCCTCGCCGTACCCGGCGCTGCTGGCGCTCGAACTGCTCGAAGACGGGCAGGCCGAGGTCGAACCCGTCATCCGCCAGCAGATCGACGCGTCGCGCAACGCCACGCCGCGCGACTTCGGCGTGGCCGTGGCCTACGCGCGCGTGCTGCTCGACCTGCAGCGCCTGCGCGACGCGCGCGTGCAGCTCGAACGGCTCACCACACGCGCCCCTGAGCAGGCCGAGCCCTGGCTGCTGCTGGGCACGCTGCAGGTGCAGGACCGCGCTTACGACGCCGCCACGCTCTCGCTGCAGACCTTCATCGGCCTGGTGGGCGCGAGCACCGACGAGCGCACGCAACGCGGCCTCACGCAGGCCTACCTGCTGATGGCCGAGATCGCCGAGAAACGCGAAGACTTCGTTGCCGCCAACGCCTGGATCGACCGCATCGACAACCCCGAAGACATCATGGCCGCGCAGCTGCGCCGCGCCTCGGTGATGGCGCGCCAGGGCCGCATGACCGAAGCGCGCCAGATGCTGCGCGCGCTGCCCGAGCGCCGGCCCGCCGACGCGCGCCTCAAGCTCATCGGCGAAGCCCAGCTGCTGCGCGAATTCAAGGACTACAAAGGCTCGTACGAGGTGTATGGCGAGGCCTTCAAGCGCTTTCCGCAGGAACCCGAGCTGCTCTACGACCAGGCCCTGATGGCCGAGCGCGCCGGCCTCAACGACGAGATGGAGCGGCTGCTGCGCCAGCTCATCGCCGTCAAGCCCGACCACCACCACGCCTACAACGCGCTGGGCTACGCCCTGGCCGACCGCAACGAGCGCCTGCCCGAGGCCCGGCAACTGATCGAGAAGGCTGTGTCCCTGGCGCCCGACGATGCCTACATCCAGGACAGTCTGGGCTGGGTCGAGTTCCGCCTGGGCAACACCGAACGCGCGCTCGGCATCCTGCGCAACGCGTACACCAAACGGCCCGATGCCGAGATCGCCGCTCACCTGGGTGAGGTGCTCTGGGCCCGGGGCCAGCGCGAAGAAGCGCTGAAGGTGTGGCGCGAGGGCCTGCTGCTGGCGCGCGACAACGAGACGCTGCAAAACACGCTGCGCCGCTTGAACGTGCAGCCGTGA